From a region of the Petrotoga olearia DSM 13574 genome:
- a CDS encoding LCP family protein, giving the protein MKINILRILSFVFLIFLTLSFIIPLVKNIQLDRSSIELPYYFLVLGRDENIESSTRTDVIILGGIDKGKIVFLPIPRDLLVSIDQRERRINSVFEIYGIETLKKEVERLSGVHISDYIVFDYSIFKSIGDLFAPIDIYIESDMSYQDYHQNLHIDFKRGYNQLNGEELLSYVRYRDASGDLGRMERQKNAVMALLNEVQSAGINKLIEAVNIGLSNTINSFEIKDLLFLYNHVKNAQIEFISFPYLIKDSYVVVDETKIPQIQYKLKTFETYSNQNNDKSKIIITKNFSSKLYNFYTYVFDVWKKPGYQIKVLDETFDGLSNQYSYVLFRNVEEQKKEKIKTDLKETFGTNFIEIEDKYKYFQLINFISENLVDPTGYDAVVVLNERW; this is encoded by the coding sequence TTGAAAATAAATATTTTAAGAATTTTATCTTTCGTTTTTCTGATTTTTTTGACACTCAGTTTTATAATACCTTTAGTTAAGAATATTCAATTAGATCGATCTTCCATCGAACTTCCTTACTATTTTTTGGTTCTGGGAAGAGATGAAAATATTGAAAGTTCAACAAGAACCGATGTTATAATCTTAGGGGGGATCGATAAAGGGAAGATAGTTTTTCTACCCATACCAAGGGATCTTTTGGTCAGTATAGATCAAAGAGAAAGAAGAATCAACTCTGTTTTTGAAATTTACGGTATCGAAACACTCAAAAAAGAGGTCGAAAGATTAAGCGGTGTCCACATTTCGGATTACATAGTTTTTGATTATTCCATATTTAAAAGTATTGGTGATTTATTTGCCCCAATAGATATATACATAGAATCTGATATGAGTTACCAAGATTATCACCAAAATTTACATATAGATTTTAAAAGAGGATATAATCAATTAAATGGTGAAGAACTATTGTCTTATGTGAGATATCGAGATGCCTCAGGAGATTTAGGAAGGATGGAACGTCAAAAAAATGCTGTAATGGCTTTATTGAACGAGGTCCAATCCGCTGGTATAAATAAACTTATTGAGGCAGTAAATATAGGTTTATCTAACACCATTAATTCTTTTGAAATTAAAGATCTACTTTTTCTGTATAACCATGTAAAGAACGCACAGATAGAATTTATCTCATTTCCCTATCTAATCAAAGATAGCTATGTGGTCGTTGATGAAACTAAAATACCCCAAATTCAATACAAGTTGAAAACTTTTGAAACATATTCTAATCAAAACAATGATAAATCAAAAATAATCATCACCAAAAACTTTTCCAGCAAGTTGTATAATTTCTATACCTATGTTTTTGACGTATGGAAAAAACCGGGCTATCAGATCAAGGTTTTGGATGAAACATTTGATGGTTTAAGTAATCAGTATTCTTATGTGCTTTTTAGGAACGTTGAAGAACAAAAAAAAGAAAAGATAAAGACAGATTTGAAAGAGACATTCGGAACAAATTTCATAGAAATAGAAGACAAGTACAAATATTTTCAGTTGATAAACTTTATTTCAGAAAATTTGGTCGATCCAACGGGTTACGATGCAGTGGTGGTTCTTAATGAAAGGTGGTAG
- a CDS encoding ABC transporter permease — translation MKGGRRNNPTLLLAISFFTRSKKNFKFSLFAMIIGVWGIIVVTSIINGFDSLLIDSITNFYPHLVVNGIYSQNSSEIDKIINFNITSVTLINGSKIAFSQLMELDDLSIYEGFVNERIGDDGLIIGNKLADNLNVDIGDTIITVGTKGLLPIFQERSITGIFESGVYSYDSTFILVQDSNPKEYTGIFLKNPNKAKQFKERYLYNYSTLTWEESNETLAKAVQVDSLLALMITFFILLISGFSISNSVSFSVFTRNKEIAILRALGFQRKQVSTVFILETFLISLVGFVIGVIAGTLTCWFLIILKIPLPEGLFYVEYLPIKITANSFLIAFLINSIVSIFFSYIASRRASSLNIVESLKEE, via the coding sequence ATGAAAGGTGGTAGAAGAAATAATCCTACCTTACTTTTAGCCATTTCTTTTTTCACAAGGTCCAAAAAAAACTTTAAATTCTCTCTCTTTGCTATGATAATAGGAGTATGGGGTATAATAGTAGTTACTTCTATAATAAATGGTTTCGATAGCTTGTTAATAGATTCAATAACTAATTTTTATCCTCATCTTGTTGTTAATGGAATTTACTCTCAAAACTCATCAGAAATAGACAAAATCATAAATTTCAATATTACTTCTGTAACGCTTATAAACGGATCTAAAATTGCTTTTTCTCAACTTATGGAATTGGATGACCTATCAATCTATGAAGGGTTTGTAAATGAGAGAATCGGAGACGATGGGCTTATAATAGGTAACAAATTAGCAGATAATCTCAACGTTGATATTGGTGATACCATAATAACCGTGGGAACAAAAGGTCTATTACCGATTTTCCAAGAAAGGTCCATTACGGGAATATTCGAATCTGGAGTGTATTCGTATGATTCAACTTTCATATTGGTTCAAGATTCGAATCCAAAAGAGTACACCGGTATTTTTTTAAAAAATCCAAATAAGGCTAAACAGTTTAAAGAAAGATACCTTTATAATTACTCCACCCTCACTTGGGAAGAATCCAACGAAACTTTGGCTAAAGCTGTCCAGGTTGATAGCTTATTAGCTTTGATGATAACTTTTTTCATTCTTTTGATTTCTGGTTTCAGTATATCAAACTCTGTTTCTTTCTCTGTCTTCACTAGAAATAAAGAGATAGCTATTTTAAGGGCTCTTGGTTTTCAAAGAAAACAAGTATCTACCGTTTTTATATTAGAAACTTTTTTAATATCCCTAGTAGGATTTGTTATTGGAGTCATTGCTGGCACTTTAACATGCTGGTTTCTAATTATTTTAAAGATTCCATTACCTGAAGGGCTCTTTTATGTGGAATATTTACCCATTAAGATAACCGCCAACTCTTTTTTAATAGCTTTTTTAATAAACAGCATTGTATCCATTTTTTTTAGTTATATCGCCTCAAGGCGTGCTTCGAGTCTCAACATCGTAGAATCTTTAAAAGAGGAATAA
- the ndk gene encoding nucleoside-diphosphate kinase, translating into MEKAFVMIKPNAVKRGLIGEIIKRYEQKGLKVAAMKMIKMKKEQAEELYKVHQGKEFYQPLIEFILSGPVVVMILEGPRVVEAVRSINGETDPLKAHAGSIRGEFGISVRKNIVHASDSIQSSEQEWGIFFEENEIFEYLCGFENEL; encoded by the coding sequence GTGGAAAAAGCATTTGTGATGATAAAACCTAATGCCGTTAAAAGAGGACTAATTGGTGAAATAATCAAAAGATATGAACAAAAAGGCCTAAAAGTTGCCGCTATGAAAATGATAAAGATGAAAAAAGAACAAGCTGAAGAACTCTACAAAGTACACCAAGGTAAGGAATTTTATCAACCATTGATAGAGTTCATATTATCTGGACCTGTCGTCGTTATGATTTTAGAAGGTCCAAGAGTGGTTGAAGCTGTTAGAAGCATAAACGGTGAAACAGATCCATTAAAAGCCCATGCTGGAAGCATACGTGGGGAATTTGGGATAAGTGTCAGAAAGAATATTGTACATGCTTCAGATTCGATTCAAAGTTCTGAACAAGAATGGGGAATTTTCTTTGAAGAAAATGAAATTTTTGAATATCTTTGTGGTTTTGAAAATGAGTTGTAA
- the glgD gene encoding glucose-1-phosphate adenylyltransferase subunit GlgD produces the protein MRVAGLILSGSTKDNLDKLTLKRTSAAVPVFGKYRAIDFTLSNMVNSGITNVGVFTQYNPRSLMDHLGSGKEWNLDRKRGGLFILQPFISPQSHKMYYEGTADALFQNLTFLRRSYEDFVLIGSGDHIYNIDFRPLFKYHVKNGADITLLTKTVEEGTSFSQYGQVITDENNRVTQIYEKDSKYHSNKIFLGVYFINKAFLLEILYASVPNGKFDLLKDIIIPNLSRIRVFSYDFEGYWKNIKKSVEDYYNINMDILKEEVRKELFYQPERKIFTKLKDSAPPKINVNAEISNSIISDGCIINGVVRNSVLSRNVYVGAGSVIEDCIVLQESYLEEGSIIRKTIIDKNVRIRSGKKLEGIGNEINVIEKGAIL, from the coding sequence ATGAGGGTTGCAGGGCTTATACTTTCAGGGTCCACTAAGGATAATTTAGATAAATTAACGTTAAAAAGGACTAGCGCAGCCGTTCCCGTTTTTGGTAAGTATAGAGCGATAGATTTTACGTTAAGCAATATGGTGAATTCAGGTATCACAAACGTAGGAGTCTTCACTCAATACAATCCCAGGTCTTTAATGGACCATTTAGGAAGCGGGAAAGAATGGAACTTGGATAGGAAAAGAGGAGGACTATTCATACTTCAGCCATTTATAAGTCCTCAAAGTCATAAAATGTACTACGAAGGAACAGCGGACGCATTATTCCAAAATTTAACTTTTTTGAGAAGATCATACGAAGATTTTGTTTTAATCGGCTCTGGAGATCATATATATAATATCGATTTTAGACCTCTTTTCAAATACCATGTAAAAAATGGTGCAGATATTACCTTACTGACCAAAACAGTAGAAGAGGGGACAAGTTTTAGCCAATATGGACAAGTAATTACAGACGAAAATAATAGGGTCACACAAATATATGAAAAGGACTCCAAATATCACTCGAATAAAATTTTTTTGGGTGTTTACTTTATAAATAAGGCTTTTTTGCTAGAAATTCTATATGCCAGCGTACCAAACGGTAAATTTGACTTATTAAAAGATATTATTATACCTAATTTATCCAGAATTAGAGTTTTTTCTTACGACTTTGAAGGCTACTGGAAAAATATAAAAAAATCTGTGGAAGATTATTATAATATTAATATGGATATTCTAAAAGAAGAGGTTAGAAAAGAATTATTTTATCAACCAGAAAGAAAAATATTTACAAAGCTAAAAGATTCAGCTCCACCGAAGATAAACGTTAATGCCGAGATTTCAAATTCAATTATATCCGATGGTTGTATAATAAATGGAGTTGTTAGGAATTCTGTGCTATCTAGGAACGTATACGTTGGAGCGGGTTCCGTAATAGAAGATTGTATAGTGTTACAAGAGAGTTATTTAGAGGAAGGAAGTATAATCAGAAAGACCATAATCGATAAAAATGTAAGGATAAGATCAGGAAAAAAGTTGGAAGGTATAGGAAACGAGATAAACGTTATAGAAAAAGGGGCCATCCTATAA
- a CDS encoding glucose-1-phosphate adenylyltransferase, with protein sequence MRALGIILAGGQGTRLGVITNNLAKPAVPFGGKYRMIDFTLSNCVNSNINTVGIVTQYMPHRLVEHLGIGKPWDLDIKGGGLHILPPYLSRSGTSWYQGTADAVYQNIEFIERYKPDFVVLLSGDHVYKMDYNDIIDYHIEKGADGTIACMEVPVSEAHRFGIMVTDPFNRIIEFQEKPKEPKGTLASLGIYVFKWNFLKDALIRDAKDNTSEHDFGKNIIPKSLKENNMLYAFNFEGYWRDVGTIESYLDCNLEIISPLPPLDLHDDSWKIYTQSEELPPAFIAKGASVVKSFVSEGSEIYGTVENSVIFQGVTVSEGTYVKDSIIMNNVFIGKNSYIEKTIIAENTVIGDSVEIGKGKFAESKIDKKIYNSDITVIGFNSKIKDRMIIGKNCVIDNEVDLNDYDLQEIKSGEGLVK encoded by the coding sequence ATGCGTGCTTTAGGTATTATTTTAGCTGGAGGTCAGGGAACAAGACTGGGAGTAATAACAAACAATTTAGCAAAGCCTGCCGTCCCCTTCGGTGGAAAATATCGAATGATCGATTTCACTTTAAGTAATTGTGTTAATTCTAATATAAATACGGTAGGAATCGTTACTCAATATATGCCACATCGGTTGGTAGAACATTTGGGTATAGGTAAACCGTGGGATTTGGATATTAAAGGAGGAGGTTTGCATATTTTGCCTCCTTATTTAAGCAGATCAGGAACTTCATGGTATCAAGGAACAGCTGATGCGGTTTATCAAAACATCGAATTTATAGAAAGGTATAAACCTGATTTTGTGGTATTATTGTCTGGAGATCATGTATATAAAATGGATTACAATGATATAATAGATTATCATATAGAAAAAGGGGCTGATGGTACTATAGCATGTATGGAAGTACCAGTAAGCGAGGCACATAGATTTGGTATAATGGTCACTGACCCTTTCAATAGAATAATTGAATTCCAAGAAAAACCAAAAGAACCAAAAGGAACTTTAGCTTCTTTGGGAATATACGTATTTAAATGGAATTTTCTAAAAGATGCTCTCATAAGAGATGCCAAAGATAACACTTCTGAACACGATTTTGGGAAAAATATAATTCCTAAATCGCTAAAAGAAAATAATATGCTTTATGCCTTTAACTTTGAAGGTTATTGGAGAGACGTTGGAACTATAGAATCTTATCTTGACTGTAATTTGGAGATAATTTCTCCCCTGCCACCTTTAGATCTTCACGATGATAGTTGGAAGATATACACTCAATCTGAAGAGTTACCACCGGCTTTCATTGCAAAAGGAGCCAGCGTTGTAAAAAGCTTTGTTAGTGAAGGATCAGAAATATACGGAACGGTTGAAAATTCTGTGATTTTTCAAGGTGTAACCGTTTCAGAGGGAACCTATGTAAAAGATTCCATAATAATGAATAATGTATTTATCGGCAAAAATTCGTATATAGAAAAAACGATTATTGCTGAAAATACTGTTATCGGTGATTCGGTTGAGATAGGAAAAGGCAAGTTTGCGGAATCTAAAATCGATAAAAAGATCTATAATTCAGATATAACTGTAATAGGTTTCAATTCAAAGATAAAAGACAGAATGATAATAGGAAAAAATTGTGTCATAGACAACGAGGTAGATTTAAATGATTATGATTTGCAAGAAATAAAAAGTGGAGAAGGACTAGTCAAATAA
- a CDS encoding DUF4899 domain-containing protein: MDFYALKFLATSNLTGETYVGYMFGKKAQTPYFNVLLLTRAQLREVDLPDITKDYLDFKSDIDMLYYQLSKEKNNNLLTQFKAYFYSMLKKMRFEITGTKIFMAIEDEDVYVLKSILSDILSEWSGDTKIKLVAQKFDYKDLTWISAVKEKGEEGLKEYLNREDVKNATEIYPIIDPIEGYSVSKLDIGEPVIVLPIEEKNEGEKKMGQVVEGKIISKELIPSSDYIFLKVDLGNGALGKSVVHRELKVSVDQNRLQILRKSQEKNENENETKIIGDLYNQMKNDKSVPPDKKISSLDILIISGFSIIGILLIILIVILLGRL; this comes from the coding sequence ATGGACTTTTATGCATTAAAATTTTTAGCAACTTCAAATTTAACCGGTGAAACCTATGTGGGATACATGTTTGGCAAAAAAGCTCAAACCCCTTATTTTAATGTGCTTTTGCTGACTAGGGCTCAACTGAGAGAAGTGGACCTTCCAGATATTACAAAAGATTATCTTGATTTCAAATCAGACATCGATATGTTGTATTATCAATTATCTAAGGAAAAAAATAATAATCTTCTAACTCAGTTCAAAGCTTACTTCTACAGCATGCTTAAAAAAATGAGATTTGAGATCACAGGAACAAAAATCTTTATGGCTATAGAAGATGAAGACGTCTATGTATTAAAATCAATTTTGAGCGACATTTTAAGCGAATGGTCCGGAGATACAAAGATCAAATTGGTTGCACAGAAATTTGATTATAAAGATCTAACCTGGATATCAGCCGTGAAAGAAAAAGGAGAAGAGGGTTTAAAAGAATACTTAAACAGAGAAGATGTTAAAAATGCTACCGAAATCTATCCAATAATAGATCCCATAGAGGGGTATTCTGTTTCTAAATTGGATATAGGTGAACCTGTAATAGTTTTACCTATTGAAGAGAAGAATGAAGGCGAGAAAAAAATGGGACAAGTAGTCGAGGGAAAAATCATATCTAAAGAATTGATCCCTTCAAGCGACTATATATTTTTAAAAGTAGATTTAGGTAATGGGGCTTTGGGTAAATCGGTAGTCCACAGAGAGTTAAAGGTTTCAGTAGACCAAAATCGGCTTCAAATTTTAAGAAAATCTCAAGAAAAAAATGAGAATGAAAATGAAACAAAAATTATCGGAGATCTTTATAACCAAATGAAAAATGATAAAAGTGTGCCTCCTGATAAAAAAATAAGTTCTTTAGATATACTGATAATAAGTGGTTTCTCAATAATAGGGATACTTTTGATAATCTTAATTGTTATACTACTGGGACGGTTATAA
- a CDS encoding radical SAM protein, whose protein sequence is MRLSYATAVELGLKKGKIDFPNYTAYLMIGEKCLFNCSYCAQARQAESNADLLSRIKWPEISLETFKNIFIPTKFKRICIQVVSFLDYWTELNELLSFLKEKEIPISVSIRPRNIEEVRALFNKYNVDRVGIAVDVANKELFSKIRGGKYEFYEKILKNASNEFPNRITTHIIVGLGETDENIIDFLLKMKKFKILVSLFSFTPIKGTKFENLLPPSLSRYRKIQMAREIILQYDVEKADFLFDSNGNLQKLPEVAVDIEEAKKTSGCAWCTRPFYNEKPTEEPYNIPIPRNINL, encoded by the coding sequence TTGCGTTTATCGTATGCAACAGCTGTAGAACTCGGTTTAAAAAAAGGAAAAATTGACTTTCCAAATTACACAGCTTACCTAATGATCGGGGAAAAGTGCCTTTTCAACTGTTCTTATTGTGCACAAGCCAGACAAGCTGAAAGTAACGCAGATCTATTATCAAGAATCAAATGGCCTGAAATATCTCTAGAAACTTTTAAAAATATCTTCATTCCCACAAAATTTAAACGTATTTGTATACAAGTGGTGTCTTTTTTGGATTATTGGACTGAATTAAACGAATTATTATCTTTTTTGAAAGAAAAAGAAATACCTATATCTGTTTCTATAAGGCCAAGAAATATTGAAGAAGTTAGAGCTTTGTTTAATAAGTACAACGTTGATAGGGTTGGAATCGCAGTAGATGTAGCAAACAAGGAACTTTTCTCAAAAATCAGGGGCGGTAAATACGAATTCTACGAAAAAATACTCAAAAATGCTTCAAATGAGTTCCCTAATAGAATTACAACACACATAATCGTGGGACTGGGAGAAACTGACGAAAACATTATAGACTTTTTATTAAAAATGAAAAAGTTTAAGATATTGGTAAGTCTTTTTTCTTTTACCCCCATAAAGGGGACAAAGTTTGAAAACCTTTTACCACCTTCTTTATCTAGGTACAGAAAAATCCAGATGGCCAGAGAAATCATCCTACAATACGATGTAGAAAAAGCTGATTTTCTTTTTGATTCAAACGGTAACCTTCAAAAGTTGCCCGAAGTGGCGGTAGATATAGAAGAAGCTAAAAAAACATCAGGATGTGCATGGTGTACACGTCCTTTTTACAATGAAAAGCCAACAGAAGAACCATATAACATCCCTATACCCCGAAACATCAATCTCTAA